The genomic region TCACCCTTGCCCTCGTCGTCGCCGCCCAGGGCGTCGAACAGCGGGCGCGCGGCCTTCGGCTCGGCCACGAGCAGCGGCGCCGGGGCGGGCAGGCCCTTGTGCTTCTGCCAGTCACCGGTCAGCTTGAGAATGGCGAGAACGGGCTCGGTCGGCTGCGCGCCGACACCCAGCCAGTACTGCGCACGCTCGGAGTCGACCTCGATGCGCGAGGGGTTCTGCACCGGGTGGTACAGACCGATCTCCTCGATGGCCCGGCCGTCACGGCGGGTACGGGAGTCGGCGACGACAATGCGGTAGTGAGGCGAACGGATCTTGCCCAGACGCTTCAGCTTGATCTTGACTGCCACGGGAGTGGTGTC from Streptomyces sp. NBC_00878 harbors:
- the rpsP gene encoding 30S ribosomal protein S16, coding for MAVKIKLKRLGKIRSPHYRIVVADSRTRRDGRAIEEIGLYHPVQNPSRIEVDSERAQYWLGVGAQPTEPVLAILKLTGDWQKHKGLPAPAPLLVAEPKAARPLFDALGGDDEGKGEAITQKKKTEKKDEAAAESASTEA